The region TTTCCTGTATCTGAACGACCGGCGGGTGGACATGTTCACCGTCGGCGGCCGCAACGTGTACCCGGCCGAGATCGAGTCGGCGCTGTCAGCGCACCCGAAGGTGTTGTCCTGCTTGGTCGTTGGCGTGCCGCACGAGGATCTCGGCCAGGTGCCGTACGCGATCGTGGAAGCCGACGGGCTCGACGAAGACGACGTGATCGGTTTCCTGTCCGAGCGGATCGCGTCCTACAAGGTGCCGACCGCCGTCGAGTTCAGCGACACACCGTTGCGCGACGACGCGGGTAAGGCGCGCAGGTCGGCGGTGCGCGACGAGATCATCTCGCGACGGCAGGCTCAGGCGCGTCGGTGACCGAACTGTCAAGCGGCGCTGGATCATTGCGCCGCTCCCAGCGCCGCAATGCGTTACGGCACGGCGATTCGATCAGCGCGTAGCTGACCGCCGCGATGGCGAAGCCGAAAAGCACGGTGAGCACCAGCACCACCGGCATGTGCCCGTTGAACGCGAACTCGCCGATGATGGGGAACACCATCCACAGCGCCGCCAGGTGCCAGACGAACAGGCCGTAGGACCATCTGCCCAGCGTCACCATCGTGGTGTTGCCGAGCATCCGGTGGCCGGTGTCCGGCGGGTCCAGTACCAGCGGGGCGATCAGGGCGGCCGCGAGCACCGCACCCATCGCGGTCTTCACGATGAACTGGCTCACCGTGCCGGGTGTCAGCCCTTCGGGCCCGGCGACCGGTGAGGCCGCGACCAGAAACGCCACCACGGCGACGGCCGCCATCAGCACCCGCCGCCGCGCCAACCGGTGCGGCCAGCCGACCTCGCTGACGGTCAACTCGGCCAGGAGCATGCCCGTGGCGAACCACGAGAAGAAGGCGGGCGGCCAGTTCAACGGGTTGACCCCGAACGGCGTGTGGATCGGCAACAGCGCCCAGCCGAGGCTGGCGACCGCCACCGCCGCGATCACCGGGATCCTGGCGCGCACCGGCAGTCGCCGCGCCAGCAGCGCCAGTAACGGCAACGCCAGGTAGAAGGCGACCTCCACGGACAGGCTCCACATCTGGGTCAGCCCGGCGGTCAGCGTCAGCGGCACATAGATCTGAGTGAGCGACAGATTCGCCAACCACACCGTCAGGTCGGCCTTGGCGTCCGGCAGCAGCGTGAGAATCACCACGACCGCGACCAGGTAGCCCGGCATGATGCGGACCAGCCGGGACCGCAGGTAGTGCCCGGTCGGAGGCCGCGTCCGCAAGCCCCGGGCGGCGGCGGCGTGGCCGCGCCACAACAAGAAGCCCGACAACGCGAAGAAGACCGCGACGGCCAAGTCGAACCGGCCGAACAGCCTGCCGGTGATTCCGCCGCTGTGACCGGTCTGAAACGCGACGTGGGTGATGACGACGCCCACCGCGGCGCATGCGCGCATGCCTTCGAGCGCGGGCAGGAAACCACGCGTCCCACCGACCGCTGGGGCTTGCGTCACGACGACCAGTGTGCCGTGCTGGTCCGCCGACTGAAAAACGGGTAGTCAAGCGGCCGTTGGCCAATGCATTCGTAGTAAGGATCGGCTTTAGTTTGGGCTGTTAGGGTCGAACGGGTTTGCCGCCAGTCCCTGGTCGGGGTGGGGGCGAAGTGGTCTGTCGGGAAAGTGAAGGAGGGCGGCTTGAACCGCACCGTGGCGATGCGCATAGCAGCCTGCGGAATCTTGGGGCTGGGGGCCGCCCTGTTGATTGCCGCGCTGCTGCTGTCCACGTACACCAAGGGCAAGATCGCCAAGATCCCGCTGAACCTGGATACCACCCTGGTCGCCGACGGTACCGGCACCGTGTTCGATCCCGAGTCGCTGAACTCCGACAAGTTCGTGATCAACAAGAACGTCCCGGTGGTGCAGCAGCAGCAGATCAGCGTCGAGGCGCCGTCCAACGCCGACGTCGTCACCCTGCAGGTCGGCAACACGCTGCGCCGCACCGACAAGCAGCAGGACGCGGGCCTGTTGCTGGCGCTCGTCGACACGGTGACGGTCAACCGCAAGACCGCGACCGCGGTCTCCAGCGAAAGCAACCCGGGCGGCGCCGTGCAGAAGCCGCGCGCCGTCGACGACACCGTGCCGCCGACCAACATCGCCCTTCCACACGACGGGCTGGCCTACCGGTTCCCGTTCGACACCGAGAAGCGCACGTATCCGGTGTTCGACCCGATCGCGCAGAAGGCGTTCGACGCCAACTACGACGGTGAGGAAGACGTCAACGGGCTGACCACCTACAAGTTCAGCCAGAACGTCGGATACGACGCCGACGGCAAGCTGGTCGAGCCGGTCAAGTACTCGTCGCTGTACGACGACGACGCCGACGCCGAGGTCACCGCCCGGGCGTCACTGTGGGGGCTGCCGGGCAACCCGGACGAGTCGATCACCCTGACCCGGTACTACGCCGCGCAGCGCACCTTCTGGGTGGACCCGGTGTCCGGCACGATCGTCAAGCAGAAAGATCACGGCTTCCACTACTACGCGCGTGAGCCGCTCAAGCCCGAGGTGACGTTCGCGGACTACACCGTCACCTCCACCGAGGACACCGTGGAATCCCAGGTGGCCAGCGCGCACGACGAGCGCGACAAGCTGGGGCTGTGGGGCCGCATCCTGCCGATCACGTTCACCGCGATCGGGTTGGTGGCCGTTGTCGGCGGCGCGTTGCTCGGGTCGTTCAGCCTGCGGGCGGAGTCGGCGCTGATCGATCCCGGGCTCGACGAGGCGGATCACAACTTCTTCGACACCCGGGGCATCCAGGTTCCC is a window of Mycobacterium sp. 3519A DNA encoding:
- a CDS encoding DUF3068 domain-containing protein, giving the protein MNRTVAMRIAACGILGLGAALLIAALLLSTYTKGKIAKIPLNLDTTLVADGTGTVFDPESLNSDKFVINKNVPVVQQQQISVEAPSNADVVTLQVGNTLRRTDKQQDAGLLLALVDTVTVNRKTATAVSSESNPGGAVQKPRAVDDTVPPTNIALPHDGLAYRFPFDTEKRTYPVFDPIAQKAFDANYDGEEDVNGLTTYKFSQNVGYDADGKLVEPVKYSSLYDDDADAEVTARASLWGLPGNPDESITLTRYYAAQRTFWVDPVSGTIVKQKDHGFHYYAREPLKPEVTFADYTVTSTEDTVESQVASAHDERDKLGLWGRILPITFTAIGLVAVVGGALLGSFSLRAESALIDPGLDEADHNFFDTRGIQVPGAEAKTEKLPAPRPTDLPPDRPV
- a CDS encoding acyltransferase: MRACAAVGVVITHVAFQTGHSGGITGRLFGRFDLAVAVFFALSGFLLWRGHAAAARGLRTRPPTGHYLRSRLVRIMPGYLVAVVVILTLLPDAKADLTVWLANLSLTQIYVPLTLTAGLTQMWSLSVEVAFYLALPLLALLARRLPVRARIPVIAAVAVASLGWALLPIHTPFGVNPLNWPPAFFSWFATGMLLAELTVSEVGWPHRLARRRVLMAAVAVVAFLVAASPVAGPEGLTPGTVSQFIVKTAMGAVLAAALIAPLVLDPPDTGHRMLGNTTMVTLGRWSYGLFVWHLAALWMVFPIIGEFAFNGHMPVVLVLTVLFGFAIAAVSYALIESPCRNALRRWERRNDPAPLDSSVTDAPEPAVAR